The Crocinitomicaceae bacterium genome includes a region encoding these proteins:
- a CDS encoding gliding motility-associated C-terminal domain-containing protein, producing the protein MKKTAIILLAGLTNLVSWSQCAFNNSFYIDATPPACPGTMNIGCMMPGDYVTVSVVAGNDYTFTTCGGTLFTDTELTLYNAAGTTVLGYNDDDCGTQSTITWNATYTGVVNLLLDEYPCSSSGSCVDVEITCTPPIQSGNGCNTDITICTPGIAGPFGFNTPGAPVSSCLDFFGPDYAYIVLYITQSGPLELLIDGDAATGFLDVAIFDVPPSTDPCVAIDNVGNEIGCNYADFSNGCNQFGTAFPCTSSVPSPNVVAGDVLMIVVENWSGASTSFTMDLANPPAAQTGPPDPTINPVGVMCTTDPAFQVTAVNMGGDWTGPGISIDGIFNPAAAGVGTHTINYSIGQPPCQAVSSTTIQVIDCSAPCSIDNFTANVGACVVGPNTYTTTGQVFFTNPPAGGQLIVEDCNGVQHVFNAPFLSPANYTLSNQTANGAACDVTVYFTADPACTQTINYTAPVCLCNIDNFTANIGACLSNNTFEITGTVTYSSPPAGGTLVVEVDNGTSTYTTTIPAPFTSPDNYTIAGIPADGSAFTITTFFSNDPSCSSSINSTAPPSCACGVDIGTFTTTITGSSTNNYVLCYGDEIDITSNNDYTPPAEQFAPPGPPYDPGVSWLIYSCPPTVALVPDPIDNVPDDPCFLGLVSDFDLYDLNDMGMINAFPPGTFTDNIIYYVPITMYSISSGTYSYVNTTMPCYELGAPYAVQYLPEFNFNITEDCNTGNATITVSGGLPEVDGSNFTASNLLPGTASFANTTTPNNGTFVINNLNGGDNWSFTVTDGNGCPYTISGGPFPPLQDPSFTYPSASYCTAEGPSNPLITGVPGGTFSSSPAGLTINAGTGQITPATSTPGTYTITYTTPGPCADNTTFVVNIASTPSVNPVSNQTVCQNDAFTAITFTGSAGSVFNWANSNTSIGLGASGIGNIAAFNSTGTTVGGAAISGTITVTPTAGSCVGTPINFTLTVNPLPNINAGPDQTICDGDPVTLSGSGAGVGGNYAWDNGVTNGVAFNPSSTLTYTVIGTDVNLCENTDQVVVTVNPLPIINAGVDMNICAGELVTLTGTGGTSYSWDNGVTNGVPFTPAGTTTYTVTGTDANLCQNTDQVTVTVNPIPLVNAGPDQTICLGDPVTLSGSGAGVGGVYAWDNGVVDGVSFNPAATTTYTVTGTDANLCTATDQVTVTVNPLDDPAFVYPSGLTYCQTSTDPTPNVTGLAGGTFSYSVVSGGPFLDINTTTGFIDLSTSDLGTFAITYNTTGAPGSLCPQTSTLNLTITDAPVADFTLDVYCANDIDPSPTFINGGSGGIFSASPGGLSINPATGLVDLSATTPGTYTVTNTINIAGCALATYDDDITVNGLPNANITGNATICPGAALPDVTINLTAGVANWDLTYNFNGAPVNVTATSSPYTISSAAVGTYSLVSVTDGNGCTNTASGSVTIGTYPVPVMNSLNDQEICEGLNLAVQSFGADIAGSTFDWVNVTGTDVGFGLSGTGNIPNFLATNGTGSDISVTISVTPTSPNGCVGLPETFVITIHANPIVSFMADTLTGCSPFAVNFTNTSSILGQNCTWDLGNGITAAGCGGASVVYNSGTYSVTLNVTTADGCFGSFTETNYITVYDTPEAAFTFSPQILDIGDTEVEFTNLSSNADLYEWDFGDTTPAVFILNPTHIYPEVPNSYLATLIASNNNGLCADTAQQLIIIQDVIIFYVPNVFTPDHDEFNEVFKPIFTSGYDPFDYHLTIFNRWGEIVFESYDAQYGWDGTYSDQGLVQDGVYVWQIEFKETMSDRRHTHRGHVTVLK; encoded by the coding sequence ATGAAAAAAACAGCAATCATACTACTGGCCGGATTAACCAATCTTGTAAGCTGGTCACAATGCGCATTCAACAACTCATTCTATATTGACGCTACACCACCAGCTTGTCCCGGCACTATGAACATAGGCTGCATGATGCCCGGTGATTATGTAACCGTAAGCGTAGTTGCAGGAAATGACTACACATTCACCACCTGTGGAGGAACATTATTTACAGATACTGAATTAACACTATACAATGCAGCCGGTACAACCGTACTTGGATATAACGATGATGATTGTGGAACACAGTCTACCATTACATGGAATGCAACCTATACTGGTGTTGTGAATTTACTTCTTGACGAATATCCATGCTCATCCTCCGGTTCTTGCGTTGATGTAGAAATTACTTGTACACCACCCATTCAATCAGGCAATGGATGTAATACGGATATTACCATTTGCACCCCCGGTATTGCAGGGCCATTTGGATTCAACACGCCGGGTGCTCCGGTAAGTTCATGTCTTGACTTTTTTGGTCCTGATTACGCATATATTGTTTTATACATTACACAGAGTGGTCCGCTTGAATTATTGATTGATGGTGATGCTGCTACCGGCTTTCTTGATGTTGCCATTTTTGATGTACCACCTTCAACTGACCCTTGCGTTGCCATTGATAACGTTGGTAATGAAATTGGTTGTAACTATGCTGATTTTTCTAATGGTTGTAATCAGTTTGGTACCGCATTTCCTTGTACATCATCAGTACCTTCGCCTAACGTAGTTGCAGGTGATGTTTTAATGATTGTAGTAGAAAACTGGAGCGGCGCTTCAACATCATTCACTATGGATCTAGCAAACCCACCTGCTGCGCAAACAGGGCCTCCTGATCCTACCATAAACCCAGTCGGCGTTATGTGTACAACTGATCCTGCTTTTCAGGTTACTGCTGTGAATATGGGTGGCGATTGGACCGGCCCGGGAATTTCCATTGATGGAATTTTTAATCCGGCTGCCGCGGGAGTTGGAACACATACTATCAATTACTCTATTGGACAACCTCCGTGTCAAGCAGTATCTTCAACAACTATTCAAGTAATTGACTGCAGTGCTCCATGCAGCATAGACAACTTCACTGCCAACGTGGGTGCATGCGTTGTTGGCCCAAACACTTACACAACAACCGGTCAAGTATTCTTCACTAATCCTCCGGCAGGTGGACAATTGATTGTTGAAGATTGCAATGGAGTGCAACATGTTTTTAATGCACCTTTTTTATCACCTGCCAATTACACGCTCTCTAATCAAACAGCAAATGGCGCAGCGTGTGATGTCACCGTCTATTTCACGGCAGACCCTGCATGTACACAAACCATCAACTACACAGCACCTGTTTGTTTGTGCAATATTGACAACTTTACTGCTAACATTGGAGCTTGCTTATCTAACAATACTTTTGAAATTACTGGAACAGTAACCTATTCGTCTCCACCAGCCGGTGGTACTTTGGTTGTTGAAGTTGACAATGGAACTTCAACTTACACTACTACTATTCCTGCCCCTTTCACAAGTCCTGATAACTACACTATCGCCGGTATTCCGGCAGATGGATCAGCATTTACGATCACAACTTTTTTCAGTAATGATCCATCATGCAGCAGCTCCATCAATTCAACTGCTCCCCCATCATGTGCATGCGGAGTAGATATAGGAACATTCACTACAACCATTACCGGATCAAGTACCAATAATTATGTTCTGTGTTATGGTGATGAAATTGATATCACATCCAATAATGATTATACTCCACCGGCAGAACAATTTGCACCTCCCGGACCACCTTATGATCCAGGTGTTTCTTGGTTAATTTATTCTTGCCCGCCAACCGTTGCGCTGGTACCTGACCCAATTGACAATGTACCGGACGATCCTTGCTTTTTAGGATTAGTAAGTGATTTTGATTTGTACGATTTGAATGATATGGGAATGATTAATGCATTTCCTCCCGGAACATTCACTGACAATATTATTTATTATGTTCCTATCACCATGTATTCCATATCTAGTGGAACATACAGTTACGTAAATACCACCATGCCATGTTATGAATTAGGAGCACCGTATGCAGTTCAATACTTACCTGAATTCAATTTCAACATCACAGAAGATTGTAATACCGGCAATGCGACAATCACAGTTTCCGGCGGACTTCCTGAAGTGGATGGATCCAATTTTACGGCAAGCAATTTATTGCCGGGCACCGCAAGTTTTGCTAATACCACAACTCCAAATAACGGAACATTTGTGATCAACAACCTCAATGGAGGAGATAATTGGTCGTTCACAGTTACAGATGGAAATGGATGTCCATATACCATTTCAGGTGGACCATTTCCTCCACTTCAAGATCCGTCATTCACTTATCCATCTGCATCATATTGTACTGCGGAAGGTCCATCAAACCCACTAATTACAGGAGTGCCAGGCGGAACCTTTTCATCATCACCGGCGGGATTAACCATTAACGCAGGAACAGGACAAATTACACCAGCAACTTCAACACCGGGTACCTATACAATCACTTATACTACACCTGGACCTTGTGCAGACAATACCACTTTTGTTGTGAATATAGCTTCAACTCCAAGTGTGAATCCTGTTTCCAATCAAACCGTTTGTCAAAATGATGCATTCACGGCTATTACATTTACTGGCAGCGCAGGTTCAGTATTCAATTGGGCAAACTCAAATACCAGCATTGGTCTTGGCGCTTCAGGTATCGGCAATATTGCTGCATTTAATAGTACAGGTACAACAGTTGGTGGTGCAGCCATTTCAGGAACCATCACAGTAACACCAACAGCAGGTTCATGTGTTGGAACGCCTATCAATTTTACTTTAACGGTGAACCCACTACCAAATATCAATGCCGGACCTGATCAAACAATTTGTGACGGAGATCCGGTTACACTTTCAGGTTCAGGTGCAGGTGTAGGTGGAAATTATGCATGGGATAACGGGGTGACCAATGGCGTAGCCTTCAATCCATCTTCCACATTAACTTATACAGTGATAGGAACGGATGTAAATTTATGTGAAAATACGGATCAAGTCGTTGTCACGGTAAATCCACTTCCAATAATTAATGCGGGCGTTGATATGAATATTTGCGCCGGTGAATTAGTAACACTTACCGGTACAGGTGGAACATCATACAGCTGGGATAATGGAGTAACTAACGGAGTTCCTTTTACTCCTGCGGGAACAACAACTTATACTGTAACCGGTACAGATGCTAACCTTTGTCAAAATACAGATCAGGTTACGGTAACTGTGAACCCAATTCCACTAGTGAACGCAGGTCCTGATCAAACCATTTGTCTTGGTGATCCAGTCACGTTGAGCGGGTCAGGAGCAGGTGTTGGTGGAGTATATGCATGGGATAATGGAGTTGTTGACGGGGTATCTTTTAACCCTGCTGCAACAACAACATATACTGTGACGGGCACTGACGCAAATTTGTGCACAGCTACTGATCAGGTTACGGTTACAGTAAATCCATTAGATGATCCTGCTTTTGTCTATCCAAGTGGTTTAACATATTGTCAGACTTCAACTGATCCAACTCCAAACGTTACCGGATTAGCGGGAGGTACCTTTTCATACTCGGTAGTTTCCGGTGGTCCATTCCTTGATATTAACACCACAACCGGTTTTATTGATTTGAGCACGAGTGATCTTGGAACTTTTGCTATTACCTATAATACTACAGGTGCACCCGGTTCTTTGTGTCCTCAGACTTCAACATTGAATCTTACCATCACTGATGCGCCAGTTGCAGATTTTACATTAGATGTTTATTGTGCCAACGATATAGATCCTTCACCAACATTTATTAACGGAGGCAGTGGTGGAATATTCTCAGCATCTCCGGGAGGATTATCAATCAACCCCGCAACCGGTCTTGTTGATTTGAGTGCAACTACACCTGGTACGTATACCGTGACAAACACAATTAATATTGCAGGCTGTGCACTTGCAACGTATGATGACGATATCACCGTAAACGGATTACCAAACGCAAATATCACAGGTAACGCCACAATATGTCCCGGCGCTGCATTGCCTGATGTTACAATCAATCTAACAGCAGGTGTTGCTAACTGGGATCTAACTTATAATTTTAATGGCGCTCCGGTAAACGTTACCGCTACTTCAAGTCCATACACCATTTCAAGTGCTGCTGTTGGAACCTATTCATTAGTATCAGTCACTGATGGAAACGGATGCACCAATACCGCATCGGGAAGTGTAACTATTGGTACCTATCCGGTTCCCGTAATGAATTCACTGAATGATCAGGAAATTTGTGAAGGATTAAATCTTGCTGTACAAAGCTTTGGTGCTGACATTGCAGGGTCAACATTTGATTGGGTAAATGTTACTGGAACAGACGTTGGATTTGGATTGAGCGGAACAGGAAATATTCCAAACTTCTTGGCAACAAACGGAACCGGTTCAGACATTTCTGTCACCATTTCTGTTACACCAACATCACCAAATGGATGCGTTGGATTACCTGAAACTTTTGTGATTACCATTCACGCAAATCCTATCGTATCATTCATGGCAGATACGTTGACCGGCTGCTCACCATTTGCAGTTAATTTCACGAATACATCTAGTATACTTGGTCAAAACTGCACCTGGGATTTAGGTAATGGAATTACTGCTGCCGGTTGCGGCGGAGCATCTGTTGTATATAATTCCGGCACTTATTCTGTCACGTTAAATGTTACTACTGCAGATGGATGTTTTGGATCATTCACCGAAACAAATTACATCACCGTGTATGACACGCCGGAAGCGGCTTTCACGTTCTCTCCTCAAATTTTAGATATTGGTGATACTGAGGTAGAATTCACAAATTTATCAAGTAATGCAGATTTGTATGAATGGGATTTTGGTGATACAACACCGGCGGTTTTTATATTAAATCCAACACACATTTATCCTGAAGTTCCAAACTCATATCTTGCAACATTGATTGCATCTAATAATAATGGATTGTGCGCAGATACAGCTCAACAGCTTATCATCATACAAGATGTAATTATTTTCTACGTACCCAATGTGTTCACGCCAGATCATGATGAATTCAATGAAGTTTTCAAACCTATTTTCACATCAGGTTATGATCCGTTTGATTATCACTTAACCATTTTCAACCGTTGGGGAGAAATTGTGTTTGAATCATACGATGCACAGTATGGTTGGGACGGCACATATTCTGACCAGGGTTTAGTACAAGACGGAGTTTATGTTTGGCAGATTGAGTTCAAAGAAACCATGTCAGACAGGCGGCATACTCACCGAGGACACGTTACTGTTTTGAAATAA
- a CDS encoding gliding motility-associated C-terminal domain-containing protein, which translates to MKKLVFSLLGILVLSASYGQTSPNDCGNYTTTGSVLISGYTDPDPGCGANVPGTLGAGPAYWDGASCGGQLISTVVGAPVTCLSLAYTAVNTDDYATITTNTGGVLTITGVNCGVSGTVIGPYNCGTGWYGTCGITVCSTIPFTQVILTNTGCSSGWVIDCGSPTTCSITNLTATVGACVAGLNTYTTTGQVTFSGAPVSGQLIVEDCNGVQQVFNAPFTSPINYTLTGQNANGAACDITAYFTADPSCTQTINYTAPICVCNIDNFTANLGACEPDNTFDVTGTVTYTSPPAGGNLVVQVDNGGTLYTTVIPPPFTSPDNYTINGIPSNGNPITITTFFSSNPACTSTINSTAPPSCACNVDIGTFTANITGSSTNNYVLCYGDQIDINSNNDYDAPDEMFAPPGPPYDPGVSWLIYSCPPTVALVPDLVNNVPDDPCFLGLVSDFNLSDLNDMGMINSFPAGTFTNNTIYYVPITMYSMSNGTYSYVNTSMPCYELGAPYAVQYLPEFTYTITEDCATTSATVTLNGGLPAVNGSNFTVSNLLPLTASFSNTTAPDGGTITITGLNFNDNYSFTVNDGNGCPYTVTGGPFFAAPPINAGADQTVCAGTSVTLNATGAGVGGTYVWDNGVTNGVAFTPASTLTYTVTGTDINGCSGTDQVVVTVNPLPNVGAGPDQAVCAGDPVTLNGTGAVTYNWDNGAVNGVSFVPAATTTYTVTGIDANNCQNTDQAVVTVFPLPTVNAGADQTICTGDPVTLNGSGAGVGGVYSWDNGVTDGVPFNPTSTTTYTVTGTDANLCVNSDQVIVTVNPLDDPSYVYPMGLTYCQTGTDPTASVTGMAGGTFSYTVISGGPTLNLNTSTGGITLLTSDLGTYAITYNTAGAPGSLCPQTSTLNLTITDNPIADFTFATYCANAIDPSPTFVGGGTGGVFTSAPVGLSINAGTGVVDVSASTPGTYTVTNTVNVTGCALATYNDDITIFELPTASISGTTSICPGAALPDITMNLNSGIANWDITYNYNGNPTTVTATTTPYIISGAAVGSYDLVSVTDGNGCTNLVTGNATISNYPVPVMNTLVDQEICDGVNLSVQGFGADIAGSTFNWTNVTGIDVGFGLSGSGNIPIFLAQNSSGADIDVTVSVTPTSPNGCVGNPATFVISIHPNPIVSFYADSLSGCSPFTTNFINTTNIPGQNCVWDFGNGLGAYGCGTVTSIFPAGVFDVTLEVTTADGCYGTATISDYITVYEQAEAAFTFAPQIIDIDDTDVEFINMSDNADGYMWDFGDTTPAVYLINPTHIYPVAPNQYLVTLVAYNGGMCPDTAQQLVIIQDVIIFYVPNVFTPDHDDFNEVFKPVFTSGYDPFDYHLTIFNRWGEIVFESYNAEYGWDGTYSDQGLVQDGVYIWQIEFKENMSDKRHTHRGHVTVLK; encoded by the coding sequence ATGAAAAAATTAGTCTTTAGCTTACTTGGAATTTTGGTGCTAAGTGCATCATACGGACAAACTTCACCAAACGACTGCGGCAATTATACAACAACCGGTAGTGTATTGATTTCAGGGTATACAGATCCTGATCCAGGTTGTGGAGCCAATGTTCCGGGAACACTTGGTGCAGGACCTGCATACTGGGATGGAGCATCCTGCGGTGGACAATTGATTTCAACAGTTGTTGGAGCACCCGTAACATGTCTATCACTTGCCTATACAGCAGTTAACACCGATGACTATGCAACCATCACAACTAATACCGGAGGAGTACTTACCATTACCGGTGTTAATTGCGGTGTAAGCGGAACAGTTATTGGACCGTACAATTGCGGTACAGGTTGGTATGGTACATGTGGAATTACGGTTTGTTCTACTATTCCATTCACACAAGTAATTCTTACAAACACCGGATGTAGTTCAGGTTGGGTTATAGACTGCGGTTCACCAACAACGTGTTCTATCACCAACCTTACCGCTACTGTTGGAGCATGCGTTGCGGGTTTAAACACTTATACAACTACCGGTCAGGTTACTTTTTCTGGTGCACCCGTATCAGGACAACTTATCGTTGAAGATTGTAATGGAGTTCAACAAGTATTTAATGCACCATTCACCTCACCCATCAACTATACCTTAACCGGACAAAATGCAAACGGTGCAGCCTGTGATATCACGGCCTATTTTACTGCTGATCCTTCATGCACTCAAACAATAAATTATACCGCACCCATTTGCGTGTGCAACATTGATAACTTCACCGCAAATCTTGGTGCATGTGAACCGGACAATACGTTTGATGTTACCGGAACAGTGACATACACATCGCCTCCGGCAGGTGGAAATTTAGTAGTGCAAGTAGATAACGGTGGAACACTTTACACAACGGTGATTCCTCCTCCATTCACAAGTCCTGACAACTATACCATCAATGGAATTCCTTCCAACGGAAATCCAATTACAATTACCACCTTCTTTTCATCAAATCCGGCGTGTACCAGTACAATTAATTCAACTGCTCCACCTTCATGTGCTTGCAACGTTGACATAGGAACTTTTACGGCAAATATTACCGGTTCAAGTACGAACAATTATGTTTTGTGTTATGGAGATCAGATTGACATCAACTCAAACAATGATTATGATGCACCGGATGAAATGTTTGCCCCCCCGGGACCACCTTATGACCCTGGCGTTTCATGGTTAATTTATTCTTGTCCACCAACCGTTGCACTTGTACCTGATCTTGTAAATAATGTACCTGATGATCCATGTTTTTTAGGATTGGTGAGTGATTTTAATTTATCAGATTTGAATGATATGGGCATGATTAATTCATTCCCTGCCGGAACATTTACAAACAATACAATTTATTACGTACCTATCACCATGTACAGCATGAGCAACGGTACATACAGTTATGTAAATACCAGCATGCCATGTTATGAATTAGGTGCGCCGTATGCAGTACAATATCTTCCAGAATTCACTTATACAATAACTGAAGATTGCGCAACAACATCAGCTACTGTAACCTTAAACGGAGGCTTACCTGCGGTGAATGGTTCAAATTTTACGGTAAGTAATTTACTTCCATTAACTGCATCCTTTTCAAACACCACTGCACCGGATGGGGGTACTATCACAATCACAGGATTAAATTTCAATGATAATTATTCATTCACCGTGAATGACGGAAACGGATGTCCTTACACTGTAACAGGCGGACCATTTTTTGCAGCACCACCAATCAACGCAGGCGCTGATCAAACTGTTTGCGCAGGCACCAGTGTAACATTGAACGCAACCGGTGCAGGAGTTGGAGGAACTTATGTTTGGGACAACGGAGTAACAAATGGAGTTGCATTTACGCCAGCTTCAACACTCACCTATACCGTTACCGGAACAGATATAAACGGCTGCAGTGGAACTGACCAAGTTGTAGTTACAGTAAACCCTTTACCAAACGTTGGCGCAGGACCTGACCAAGCAGTTTGCGCCGGAGATCCTGTGACATTGAACGGAACAGGTGCTGTAACTTATAACTGGGATAACGGCGCAGTAAACGGAGTATCTTTTGTACCTGCGGCTACAACCACTTATACCGTAACAGGTATTGATGCCAACAACTGTCAGAATACTGATCAGGCAGTTGTAACTGTGTTCCCTTTACCGACTGTCAATGCAGGAGCAGATCAAACCATTTGCACCGGTGACCCTGTCACGCTGAATGGAAGCGGTGCCGGAGTTGGCGGAGTTTACAGTTGGGACAATGGAGTAACAGATGGCGTACCTTTCAATCCAACCTCCACAACTACCTATACAGTTACCGGGACAGATGCAAACCTTTGCGTAAATAGTGATCAAGTAATTGTTACAGTTAATCCATTAGATGATCCATCTTATGTTTACCCAATGGGACTTACGTATTGTCAAACAGGTACTGATCCAACCGCCAGCGTTACAGGTATGGCGGGCGGAACTTTTTCTTACACCGTTATCAGCGGAGGACCTACGTTAAATTTGAATACAAGCACAGGAGGAATTACCTTGCTAACAAGTGATTTAGGAACCTATGCGATCACATATAATACGGCAGGTGCACCCGGTTCATTGTGTCCACAAACAAGCACCTTGAATTTAACTATCACAGATAACCCCATCGCAGATTTCACTTTTGCAACCTATTGTGCAAACGCCATTGATCCATCACCAACATTTGTTGGCGGAGGTACGGGCGGAGTATTTACATCAGCCCCGGTTGGGTTAAGTATCAATGCGGGAACAGGCGTAGTTGATGTGAGTGCAAGTACTCCGGGCACATATACCGTAACCAACACCGTGAATGTTACAGGATGTGCATTGGCAACATACAATGATGACATCACGATTTTTGAATTGCCAACAGCGAGTATTTCAGGAACAACTTCGATTTGTCCGGGAGCTGCATTGCCAGATATCACGATGAATTTAAATTCAGGAATTGCCAACTGGGATATCACGTATAATTACAATGGTAATCCAACTACAGTTACAGCAACAACTACACCGTACATTATATCAGGTGCTGCAGTTGGATCTTATGATTTGGTTAGCGTTACTGATGGAAACGGATGTACAAATCTGGTAACAGGTAATGCTACAATTTCTAATTATCCGGTGCCGGTGATGAACACATTAGTAGATCAAGAAATTTGTGATGGAGTTAATTTGAGTGTACAAGGATTTGGTGCAGACATTGCTGGTTCAACATTCAACTGGACAAACGTAACAGGCATTGATGTTGGATTTGGATTAAGCGGAAGTGGAAATATTCCAATTTTCCTTGCACAAAATTCTTCCGGCGCTGATATTGATGTGACCGTTTCAGTTACACCAACATCTCCAAACGGATGCGTGGGTAATCCGGCAACATTTGTCATTAGCATTCATCCAAATCCTATCGTTTCATTTTATGCAGATTCACTTTCAGGATGTTCACCTTTCACCACTAATTTCATCAACACTACCAATATACCCGGACAAAACTGTGTATGGGATTTTGGTAACGGACTTGGTGCTTATGGCTGCGGAACGGTTACATCCATTTTCCCGGCAGGAGTATTTGATGTAACGCTAGAGGTTACCACTGCAGACGGATGCTATGGCACAGCAACTATCAGTGATTATATCACCGTTTATGAACAAGCAGAAGCAGCATTTACCTTTGCGCCGCAAATCATAGATATTGATGATACAGATGTAGAATTCATCAACATGTCAGACAACGCAGATGGGTATATGTGGGATTTTGGTGATACCACACCGGCGGTTTATTTAATTAATCCTACTCATATTTATCCGGTTGCACCTAATCAATATTTGGTAACATTAGTTGCTTACAATGGTGGTATGTGTCCTGATACTGCACAACAATTAGTCATCATTCAGGATGTAATTATTTTCTACGTACCAAACGTATTCACGCCTGATCATGATGATTTCAATGAAGTGTTTAAACCCGTATTCACATCAGGTTATGATCCGTTTGATTATCACTTAACCATCTTCAATCGTTGGGGTGAAATTGTTTTTGAATCATACAATGCTGAGTATGGATGGGATGGAACTTATTCTGACCAAGGATTAGTACAAGACGGAGTATATATTTGGCAAATTGAATTCAAAGAAAATATGTCAGACAAACGACACACACACAGAGGACATGTCACGGTATTGAAATAA
- a CDS encoding phosphatidylserine decarboxylase family protein, whose product MKIHKEGYVIILVTTLICGGIFIVNHFLLRDIQILYWLINLFLLVMYYLVVQFFRVPHRNAPQGENIIICPADGKVVVIEETEETEYFKDKRIQISIFMSPMNVHANWNPIHGITQYVKYHPGKYLVAWHPKSSIENERTTVVVKHANGSEVLFRQIAGAVARRIVCYAKENEKVTAGTEFGFIKFGSRIDVFVPLGTPLNIKIGDVVQGKTTIIGQLP is encoded by the coding sequence ATGAAAATTCACAAAGAGGGTTATGTTATAATACTTGTTACTACACTGATTTGTGGCGGTATTTTTATTGTCAATCATTTTTTGCTGCGCGATATTCAAATTCTGTACTGGCTGATTAATCTTTTTTTATTGGTGATGTACTATCTGGTAGTTCAGTTTTTCAGAGTGCCGCACCGAAATGCACCTCAAGGAGAAAATATTATCATTTGCCCTGCTGATGGAAAAGTTGTTGTCATTGAAGAAACTGAAGAGACAGAATATTTTAAAGATAAACGTATACAAATTTCCATATTCATGTCGCCTATGAATGTGCATGCAAACTGGAATCCAATTCACGGGATTACACAATATGTAAAATATCATCCCGGAAAATATCTTGTGGCATGGCATCCAAAATCATCTATTGAAAATGAACGTACAACCGTGGTGGTAAAACACGCTAATGGATCAGAAGTTTTATTCAGACAAATTGCCGGTGCGGTTGCGCGTCGCATTGTCTGTTATGCAAAAGAAAATGAAAAAGTAACCGCCGGAACAGAATTTGGTTTTATCAAATTTGGATCTCGCATCGATGTTTTTGTTCCGCTTGGAACTCCACTCAATATTAAAATTGGAGATGTGGTGCAAGGCAAAACAACCATAATTGGTCAATTGCCATAA